A stretch of DNA from Triticum dicoccoides isolate Atlit2015 ecotype Zavitan chromosome 2A, WEW_v2.0, whole genome shotgun sequence:
agcctccgctaccagcgcggaatgcagtttgtgagcgatactgcgaagccagtcatcagcgtcgagaggctcgacggagtggtggaacgtgggtggatgtaatttgataaaatcactgagtgacaccacgttagtcctctgatggtgtgccgtgttctgttcaatacgctctaacaaacggttggtctcccgcttgtttctctcagcttccatcataacctcggctagggaaggaggatggggcagatttgcatccctgacttcactgccttcggcctgctcttgaggagcagggttagtgcgcgtgttgaccatcctaggtaaacaagacaatgatttagtcaggatgataaaattccgacataggatataaaatgtaaggaataactcgaaatgcaagatgatcatccgtatgacatggtagatacagaaactgcttcttttattccatcgtcatacacaccatacagggtttagtacaagaccaaacaaagtactattacggtgaaaagaggattacatctcatcggaggcattccaagctcctatacattatttttctacacctccggaaagagtacaactaggtcatatcccacgagtcacgagggacgatagacgacacagctagtgcgaactagtgatactaccactaactcagaccgatccgtagtagtcctcgtagaagtcacctccatagcctggaagctcaacatgatcatccggaaacagacgatctcgcggagcttgtggaccataggggctagtatgaggtcttggaccaacagacggtggcctgcggggaccatgaggtggggtgatgcctcctacatcacgccaacccatcacgtctggcagagcagatctcacaggatagagatcgcgcatatccgaatatccatcttgcaccgccggtgcaaaccgagtcaatgtggcccagtggtcagcacgggtattgaagagctctaacctcaaggcccgattttcacggtccttatcctcgagcatctcagcagtagtgcgagtccgtgaatcctcctgagtggggtcagcataaatagcctggagatacccttgtgctcccggaagtgatcctggcatataccggaaatcagagtcccgaaatagaccagacctgactcgcatgatggtcatcatagagtaggcggcgtcctgcacagccatctcaatagtacccccgagtccataggagcagtgaaggggctcggtggatccaggataagatggaaatatcctgacagtgcagagatactggctttgattaaagtctcggaattgctcttcgaccgtgtactcaggataccagcggtatccagcctcagtcattaccctgaccaacttggcagtatggccgggtacatctaggcatcgagtcaggcgaaccacttgattgaggtcgcgagtggccatctgaaagcacaatcataatgcaaaggcattagaatttctagcaaaatttcggcagcataacagctgtaaatgctcaggaaggattttgagacatttgacaaaggattacatacacactcaacatcatcatatcaaagttctgagaccatcctagcacataatatggtagaagaactgaactaggcttgtatccatcatacctataaggtactactgattagcaacacgtgatcctgatagagagatcagatcctaattccttaacccccggtggaagaatggactgactcagatcagaatgtcacaagatagaggagtaaaaagagccttacgttccaacccacaaacaattcccctacatataactaaagaatttctagactcaacatcgaccagtttggcttggagaacctacaggcagtccggctctgatgccaacgctgtcaggaccccgacccgatgtcacatcgatctagccggtaacacctcatatcactttgcggcctcacgcacggtatccccacgggtgtcgccttacctttgcccgggaccgtttgcgccttttggctcacgtatatgatagtgtcgctagcatccatatgataaggagtccgggctgacatgactagtcgtaaacccaaagtggcacagacttacagggacaggcatccatgacccagcttcgaacgtgtcggtcatcagcaagtgggtccgggctgtagcactgggctagcaggactccggtaaaccaggctgtagcgggctaacaggactccggtactcaaagcgtgacatttccccgaagggacagacacaggaacgaagaaggacacatgacggccagcctaagtgttccagagcagtagcaagctaccatggctcagcggtaacactaggagacatttcccggtaagagaggctactaaagataaacaactagatagtcagatcccacacataccaagcatttcaatcatacacacaatatgctcgatatgtgcaaatacaacgaagcatcacaacatgactctacgatacaagtactttatttaaggctcagggagccatacataacatacacaaggtacgggccacatgacccagcattcaagtcatacagtcgtaCAAACCGGcagtggaagtaacttgtctgagtacagacaactagtaaaataaaagaggcttggaaagcctagctatactacatggtccttcacaagctcagggtcaccacctgggcctttagcctactcgttgatgtcaatgtctacataggacccatcagaaggggttgcagcgtcttctgtaaaaaaatgtaaattatagcaacatgagtacaaaggtactcagcaagacttacatcagatcctacatacatgcatattatcaagaagggttggtggagttattgcagcaagccagctttgactcttggctagactatcctacgatacttcaacttgaaatggttttgcgcacacgagtccactactcaccacttcaatacactaccgaggatccgcctccgtcttcctacggaagagccatcctcggcactcacacttatcttgaggcttttagtagtttccatttacttgtctatgaactgtataggcaaccaagtagtcctttaccgcggacgcggctattcgaatagatcatgataaccctgcaggggtgtacttcttcatacatgtttccaccacttagcgtctgcacacgacatgtgctcggcagacttcaagcgaaagccgacgtgggtgtagaccacgacctacctaaacacttaagcctctagtccaggtttatcgcctattcaggttccatccgcagggagtccggccgaggtttcccatacggccccgaacgatgtgaacagggttcccgagatacccaacgggtattcggtacaccgtgccacgtacctaccgcatcacagcccacccctacggtcagcgctgtccacagcctccagtaggctacaaacaccagaaactacttgcaactcctggacagagagctagggtgaataagaagtcgagcggggtcatatttcagggcccaatgcatggtagtagctgtatcttaaatcacacatacagatctcagtgcttaaggtcggcttcaatgaaacaacccaccatgtactcctacatggcctctcatcgatacctttaccaaatcgtgttcaccacaccactctcattaccgacataatcatttcactctagccatcacccagatgaaccagacctgacacgactctaagcatagcaggcatagcaaggtaggaacaacacatacatatggctcaatcaactcctacacatgctagtgggtttcatctagttactgtggcaatgacaggtcatgcagaggaaatgggttcaactaccgtagcacacagcagtttgaaacgcgttgtcttaatgcggtaaaagagagcaggagcgagaacatgggattgtatcgatatgatcaaatggttggttgcttgcctgatggttcgatgcactgatacggttcttcgttagggtaatcacggtactcctcggaggcagaacctgtcacaaaggacaccgatacacaaccatcaccaaacaatgtgcaacaatatgatgcatgcatgaaacatggcaatatgagtgtgttgggctaatgcaactaaaaccagaagggtttgaacaaatttgaatcaaagattcaaatttcaaactcaaacatggccttttaaagtgcttttccttgttcttcttaaaacatcaatttaacttgtttgatcatgcatgaaaatagtacagatggatagattggatttttctgatcatttttcatatataatttgtctaatttggagttacagaataaaagttatgaatttttgaagtttaaataatattctggaatttcctgatttaaatgaaatccagaaatatatatattgcgccagcatgacgtcagcatgacgtcagtggtcaattgcggctggctggggtcaaacctgacgtgtggggtccacacgtcagtgacaggggggtttaacagggttagtttaatcctaattaggaattagtggcactggggcccactggtcagtgtcagggggggtagttagtttaactaattcggttagtgctaatcctaattagctaacagggctgggcccacctgtcagggacacgggggggtcctgccgtggtcaaggtgggtcaaacccaccggcgacatgacgccggcgaggcccgagacggcggcgcgatgcggaaacgcgctacagggcacgggcgaggccgtgtttgggctcgttggagagcccttgctcccgcgcgtcgaacggtagtggtggccgtgcctgaggtggccggtaccgacgacggcgagctcgtgagcggcggccggagtttgggtgcggtcgggatcggcgttgctgctcgcaggcgagggagctgaggcgctggaggggctctacgggtccctacgggcttgttggactcgccggggtgaccaaatggtcaccggagctgcgtcgacggcgagctcggcgacggcggaggttcggccgtggtgggaaacggggttacggtgcgggaacgagggggaaaagagggggaagcggtggcggagctcactgcggttgcagtgggcgtcgaagcgggctcggggacgcgctggagacggcgaatcgacggcgatggtggtcggagcccgaggaggaagacgatggcgtggaggcgatgcagagcttcccgaggggcttggcttggtggggaggaagagggggtcgcggcggagctcctgagctcagcggaggggcgaggggtggccggtgacggctgctatggcgaacggcggcgatggtggtgttcggccgtgagagagagagcgagggggaggaggggaagaaccgcgggagagtgagagagagcagggggagggcgtggcgtcgtctggggcatcgagacgaggaggggaggggcaggcaggcaggcgagcaggtggcgtggcgcggtggcgcgcgcgcgcgccggccacactcccctccctctgtcgaggacgaagacgacagaggagggaggcgggctgggccgcctgctggctgggccggccagctggctgggccggccagctggctgggccggacagggaggagcccaggtaagctcctccttttatttatttttctttttctaatttctgacatttgttttgatttaaataaaatattaaatcattcatttaccttatgccaatttttgcaggagctagatatattattccagagctcctttataaatggcataatatttggacatatattaatatatataactaatatatttccaaagcaaatatttatgcattaattccaaatgcccaaaaataaatacctatgagctcttaaaaatattggtttgatttttatctctgtccaatattttcagagagcaacatgagcattttcttggacctttttggagaaatttttatttggatcattttcaaaaatgattctgagggtttcacaaatccccaattcaaattaaatggaattttaaacatgatgcacacactctgatgcatgactagctagggtgtgacacttcgAGTCAAGACCCATGTCTGCTATGGACTCCCTGTAGGCGTCATTCTTCCTCTTTAGAGCCTTGTCGTGAAGACTAGGTGTGCTAGGGCGTGGTGTGGCGTTGTGCTCCGAGTTCTCTGTGTTCTCTCTCGGCAATGTAGCCGTGCTCACGATATCCCAAGATCTGCTATATATGTAAGAGGGCTACCATTTTACTTTTATCATTCGGCTGTGTACTTTGTCTAATGTTTTAGAGTTAATTACACTACTCATACATAAACTTACAGCACGGGTACAGTTTCATACAAAAACTTGCAAATTGACTCAAATTAGCCCCTAAACTTACTTTGCGGGAACAAACTGATACAAATTAGTCCGAAACCTGCCCGTCGGATGAGAGGCACACACCAGTCACTTTGGTTTCGTTTCTCATCGGCCCTTCCCTTTCTGTTTCTCGTTGCCGACGGTGCTATGGTCGCCGCGAACGAGATTGACGTTGGATGGAGCCGCGTCCTCGCGGCATTGGCAAGTTTCTGCCGGACTACGGTATGAAATCACCTTCCTTCTTCTATGTTGGATTGTCCCCCCTGTATCGGCGTCTCTTATCATTAGGGTTTTCATCCGGTTTGATCAGTGGTATATTCACCCGCATGTGGTTTTTCTGTGGTGCGTATGGTTAATAATCAGGCGTCGGTAGATGAAAGGCGTATTTCCGCCCGCTTGTCATTGTTTACTGAAACCGGTGTTTTTTTTTAGAGATAATGGGCAGCCTCATTCATACATTTCAGAACTGTTCAGTACAAACTATATTCCTGATAACTTCAGGAGATACATTAAACCAGCATGACCCTTCATCATGTTCAGCAGACTTTGCTAGAACATGAGCTGCCTCATTACAACTTCGACTAACATGAGTAAAACAACAGGATAAGAACCTTGGAGCCCTACTCTTAATATCAAAAATTACAGCACCTGTGTGAGACCTGTCATCCATTTTACTCTTAATTTTGTTGATCAAACTGGCACAATCTGTCTCCACAAGGATTTTCTGGAAACCGGAATCTTCAGCAAAAAACAACGCATGGCGCATTGCAATAGCTTCACCCAGCTCAGGATTATCAACATGATGAATAAACCCTCTGCTTGCTGCCAGCACCCGACCTAGATGATTTCGGATCACAACACCAATGCCCATGCGTTTAGTCTGGGCAAAAATCACAGCATCAACATTGACCTTGACCGACTCAGCCGGCGGCGGAGACCACTTCGGGATTGACACCTGGTGCTCACGCCTATTGGAGCCAGCCGACCTGAAATTGTGCAATAAGATGAAATCGACATAAGCTTTGATCTTGCCTGCCACACGTGAAGGATGAGACATTTTTTCACCATTTCTTATGTTGTTCCGGTTCTCCCATATATGCCAAATCGCCACAGCAAGGATCAGTGCATGTAAATCTGAGGCACTAGAAATCCAATCCAGAAGCCATTGTTGTATATGGACAAAGCTTTTCAGTTTTAAAGACAAGTTAAAACACTTTTTAAGCTCAGCCCAGATTTCTTTAACATAGTGGCACAAAAGGAGGCAGTGTTCCAGAGTCTCAAACTTGTTACAATATATGCAATCATACCTTGTTGCAATTGACCGTTTGTGGAGTTGATCACCCGTAGGAAGGCAATTGTGAGCTATTCTCCATAGTACTATCTTCATTTTATCTGGACACTGAATTCTCCACAGATTCTTCCACAACTTCTGCATAACATCTTGA
This window harbors:
- the LOC119358354 gene encoding uncharacterized protein LOC119358354 — translated: MKGRYFPDGDFWNSKCPRAASYTWRSIMYGKELLRRGLLWRVGDGKQISIIRDNWIPDTIHGTMQTLIPVEDNQIVSSLISSNGSTWKEDTVRELFDRDIAERILKIPLSSEGCSDFASWPYTKNGIYTVRSGYNLVRTNQFWINRSSVGSGSSSNQDVMQKLWKNLWRIQCPDKMKIVLWRIAHNCLPTGDQLHKRSIATRSAGSNRREHQVSIPKWSPPPAESVKVNVDAVIFAQTKRMGIGVVIRNHLGRVLAASRGFIHHVDNPELGEAIAMRHALFFAEDSGFQKILVETDCASLINKIKSKMDDRSHTGAVIFDIKSRAPRFLSCCFTHVSRSCNEAAHVLAKSAEHDEGSCWFNVSPEVIRNIVCTEQF